A section of the Mycolicibacterium anyangense genome encodes:
- a CDS encoding ferredoxin, with the protein MRISLESAKCNGHALCHAAAPDLFPIDDEGYCTLEAHTVAPGDEELARAGAAACPEAALFISGTDD; encoded by the coding sequence ATGAGAATCAGCCTGGAATCAGCCAAGTGCAACGGCCACGCACTGTGCCACGCCGCGGCTCCGGACCTGTTCCCGATCGACGACGAGGGTTACTGCACCCTCGAAGCGCACACCGTGGCGCCGGGCGACGAAGAACTCGCCCGAGCCGGCGCGGCGGCTTGCCCCGAGGCTGCCCTGTTCATCTCGGGGACCGATGATTGA
- a CDS encoding TetR/AcrR family transcriptional regulator, which translates to MTPEPRSAARRRIVAAARELFRTKGVRSVTMADVANGAGYSRQMVYKVFFDRRELVLAAIIERIVEIADSAAPDATVPDAGFTESFVELSVRIIETLRNDPELSALLGEGSPVTAHEALWEPELVERAVRFWQPWLDIGRTRHLLRDDLSNRDLADWLHTVYASIILRRNIPQEEERVMIERFVMTSLAMASAAHR; encoded by the coding sequence ATGACACCGGAACCACGGTCTGCTGCACGCCGTCGCATCGTGGCGGCCGCGCGAGAACTGTTCCGCACCAAGGGCGTACGGTCGGTGACCATGGCCGACGTCGCCAACGGTGCCGGCTACAGCCGACAGATGGTGTACAAGGTGTTCTTCGACCGTCGCGAATTGGTACTGGCCGCCATCATCGAGCGGATCGTGGAGATCGCCGATTCCGCTGCACCGGACGCGACGGTTCCGGATGCCGGCTTCACCGAGTCGTTCGTCGAACTGTCCGTCCGGATCATCGAAACGCTACGCAACGACCCGGAGTTGTCCGCGCTGCTCGGCGAAGGTAGCCCGGTGACCGCACATGAGGCGCTGTGGGAGCCCGAACTGGTGGAGCGGGCCGTGCGCTTCTGGCAGCCCTGGCTCGACATCGGCCGCACCCGGCACCTGCTCCGCGACGATCTATCCAATCGCGATCTCGCCGATTGGTTGCACACTGTCTACGCGTCGATCATCCTGCGCCGCAACATACCTCAAGAGGAGGAGCGGGTGATGATCGAGCGCTTCGTGATGACATCGCTGGCGATGGCGAGCGCCGCGCACCGCTGA
- a CDS encoding cytochrome c oxidase subunit 3, giving the protein MTVQSATVDHSPRRLPGEEGIWVFVLGDMTVFALFFGTFMFSRGKNPEAFAHAHTELHLALGTVNTVLLLTSSLLVAIAVHQVLAGRKDEAPRLFTGALCCGLGFIVVKAVEWTALFRAGKGVGSGEFFSYYFVFTGIHLVHVIIGLVILSRLIVLTRKPELEAKQVQLCETGGIFWHMVDLLWVVLFALFYLVR; this is encoded by the coding sequence ATGACCGTCCAGAGCGCAACAGTCGATCACAGCCCCCGCAGACTTCCCGGCGAAGAGGGCATCTGGGTCTTCGTCCTGGGCGACATGACGGTGTTCGCGCTGTTCTTCGGCACCTTCATGTTCTCGCGCGGCAAGAACCCGGAGGCCTTCGCCCACGCCCACACGGAGCTGCACCTAGCCCTCGGCACCGTCAACACAGTTCTTCTGTTGACCAGTTCGCTCCTGGTCGCCATCGCTGTGCATCAGGTGCTGGCCGGCCGAAAGGACGAGGCACCAAGACTCTTCACCGGTGCGTTGTGCTGTGGCCTCGGCTTCATCGTCGTCAAGGCCGTCGAGTGGACGGCCCTGTTCCGGGCGGGCAAGGGTGTCGGTAGCGGCGAGTTCTTCTCCTACTACTTCGTCTTCACCGGCATCCACCTGGTGCACGTCATCATCGGTCTGGTGATCTTGAGCCGATTGATTGTCCTGACGCGCAAGCCCGAGCTCGAGGCAAAGCAGGTACAGCTGTGCGAAACGGGCGGAATCTTCTGGCACATGGTCGACCTGCTGTGGGTCGTCCTGTTCGCACTCTTCTACCTGGTGAGGTGA
- a CDS encoding SDR family NAD(P)-dependent oxidoreductase, which produces MRLEGKVAVITGAGSGLGRQCAQLFTAEGAKVAIIDIDGDRAEQTLKLVSEDGGDAIAITADVSDKAQITDAVNQAAAHYGKLDIVWANAGIVSRGGAAALGLEEEVLFEDMTEDDWNAVLGVNLSGVIYTAQAAVPHLKANGGGTILATSSAASLAAYPNIPMYCATKAGVNGLVRALSLDLGRYGIRVNAIAPTHGMSPNFLLPPGSPVVGMSYEESAGEWNPTVSPIPLKLKRPPSLADNAKVALFLVSDDSAYMSGVTLGSTDGGTLSRVGMWFPQDLNPEPIA; this is translated from the coding sequence ATGAGACTCGAAGGCAAAGTCGCCGTCATCACCGGAGCCGGTTCAGGCCTGGGACGGCAGTGCGCACAACTGTTCACCGCCGAAGGCGCCAAGGTGGCCATCATCGATATCGACGGCGACCGCGCTGAGCAGACTCTCAAGTTGGTCTCGGAGGACGGCGGCGACGCCATCGCGATCACCGCCGACGTATCGGACAAGGCGCAGATCACCGACGCCGTCAACCAGGCCGCCGCCCACTACGGCAAGCTCGACATCGTCTGGGCCAACGCAGGCATCGTGTCCCGCGGCGGCGCGGCCGCGCTCGGACTCGAAGAGGAAGTCCTCTTCGAGGACATGACCGAGGATGACTGGAACGCGGTCCTCGGGGTCAACCTCAGTGGGGTCATCTACACGGCACAGGCCGCGGTCCCCCATCTGAAAGCCAACGGTGGCGGCACCATTCTGGCCACCTCCTCAGCAGCATCGCTGGCCGCCTACCCGAACATCCCCATGTACTGCGCCACCAAGGCCGGAGTCAACGGACTGGTGCGCGCCCTGAGCCTGGATCTCGGACGGTATGGGATCCGGGTGAACGCGATCGCCCCGACCCACGGCATGTCCCCCAACTTCCTGTTGCCGCCGGGCTCTCCGGTGGTCGGAATGTCCTACGAGGAGTCCGCCGGTGAGTGGAACCCGACAGTCTCGCCCATCCCGCTCAAGCTCAAGCGGCCGCCGTCGCTCGCCGACAACGCGAAGGTGGCACTGTTCCTGGTCTCCGACGACTCGGCGTACATGTCAGGGGTGACCCTGGGCTCCACCGATGGCGGCACCCTGTCCCGGGTCGGCATGTGGTTCCCGCAGGACCTCAACCCCGAACCGATCGCCTGA
- a CDS encoding TetR/AcrR family transcriptional regulator — translation MTEPTRRPRSVDLNGVPAVDAMYAATARLMEREAFADISVAHILTEANVSRATFYFYFSSKFSVLSGLLESAMEDIFETVQPFLERSPADRPPIALERSIRAVTQAWHRHRAVLQAANQHWHSEPSLRALWLAVVERFVAAGAIEIDREREAGLITSDLPSRTLAATLFWSTERVLHIAGMGVDPELTDEESMVAPLVTMWNGTLYGK, via the coding sequence ATGACGGAGCCCACGCGTCGGCCACGATCGGTGGATCTCAACGGAGTCCCTGCGGTCGATGCCATGTATGCCGCGACAGCTCGGCTGATGGAGCGCGAAGCGTTCGCCGATATCAGCGTGGCGCACATCCTGACCGAGGCGAACGTTTCCCGGGCAACGTTCTACTTCTACTTCTCGTCGAAGTTCTCCGTGCTGTCCGGTCTCTTGGAATCGGCGATGGAAGACATCTTCGAGACGGTGCAGCCTTTCCTGGAGCGTTCGCCGGCCGATCGCCCGCCGATCGCATTGGAACGCAGTATCCGTGCAGTGACCCAGGCCTGGCATCGGCACCGCGCGGTGCTGCAGGCCGCCAATCAGCACTGGCACAGCGAACCGTCGCTGCGCGCCCTCTGGTTGGCCGTGGTGGAGCGGTTCGTCGCCGCCGGCGCCATCGAGATCGATCGCGAACGGGAGGCCGGCCTCATCACCTCCGATCTGCCGAGCCGGACCTTGGCTGCCACTCTGTTCTGGAGTACCGAACGGGTGCTGCACATCGCCGGTATGGGCGTCGATCCTGAGCTCACCGACGAGGAGTCGATGGTCGCCCCCCTGGTGACCATGTGGAACGGCACGCTTTACGGCAAGTGA
- a CDS encoding TetR family transcriptional regulator, which translates to MARPSKPLISRAAAVQASIEIIDSQGLDAFSLPRLAKHMGVQAPSLYHHFADKTEILNAIARYIGGKSVTKPRRAPGADWPEYFVTLGLNFRQSVLRHRNAAPILVEYLPRETLIGSFEDAAQFLSDAGVPVELHVEILDGIETLCIGAVLVEAVRGPRGRQAAFSAADPVEHPHLTKALAANELSAKELFAERIRSFLYGVVHG; encoded by the coding sequence ATGGCGCGACCATCCAAGCCGCTGATCAGCCGCGCGGCAGCGGTTCAAGCCTCCATCGAGATCATCGACAGCCAGGGTTTGGACGCCTTCAGTTTGCCCCGGCTGGCCAAACACATGGGTGTTCAGGCGCCTTCGCTGTACCACCATTTCGCCGACAAGACCGAGATCCTCAACGCGATTGCGCGCTATATCGGCGGCAAGTCGGTCACCAAGCCGCGCCGCGCGCCGGGGGCGGACTGGCCGGAGTACTTCGTCACGCTGGGACTGAACTTCCGGCAGTCTGTTCTGCGGCACCGCAACGCCGCGCCGATCCTGGTCGAGTATCTCCCCCGGGAGACGCTGATCGGCAGCTTCGAGGACGCCGCCCAGTTCCTCAGCGACGCCGGAGTTCCGGTGGAGCTTCATGTCGAGATCCTCGACGGTATCGAGACGCTGTGCATCGGTGCGGTCCTGGTCGAGGCTGTGCGCGGGCCGAGGGGCCGGCAGGCCGCCTTCTCGGCTGCCGATCCGGTCGAGCATCCGCACCTCACCAAGGCGCTGGCGGCCAACGAGCTCAGCGCCAAGGAACTCTTCGCCGAGCGGATCCGCAGCTTCCTCTACGGAGTCGTGCACGGCTGA
- a CDS encoding aldehyde dehydrogenase family protein codes for MTASIDTPTGINVYCPGDGRLVGTVTDMGAAAIGDVCTQLRSAQPAWEEMGPAGRATWLLRWLDWLLDNEQRLLEMVQSETGKSWADASMEMAVAIDVINYFAKNAEKFLADRVVKPAGIANSVRRLRVQVRPYPLVGLITPWNGPLGGPMMDVVGALVAGAAVVSKPSEVTPLTWAEVTRGWRDEVEAPPVLACVTGAAAAGAAVVDNADMVMFTGSVRTGRAIAVRCAERLIPCSLELGGKDPMIVLADADLERASSAAVWGSMTNAGQACISVERVYVEAPVYDTFVSLVTEKAAGLRQGMDAPGSFSCDIGAMVTASQADIVQRQVDDAVAKGARLLLGGSMKPGGRFFEPTVLVDVDHSMACMREETFGPTVAIMAVRDEDEAIALANDSEYGLSSSVWTRDPRKAQRLARRIEAGSVSVNNALVATFQLPIPMGGWKNSGVGTRFGGARGVLKYCREQSVVEERFALKSEPLWYPVGPVKSRLIAKAARMLGAHDWRRRLGRPGR; via the coding sequence ATGACGGCGAGCATCGATACGCCAACCGGCATCAACGTGTACTGCCCCGGCGACGGGCGCCTGGTCGGCACGGTTACTGACATGGGCGCGGCGGCGATCGGCGACGTGTGTACACAGTTGCGCAGTGCTCAACCGGCCTGGGAGGAGATGGGGCCGGCCGGCCGCGCGACATGGCTGCTGCGGTGGCTGGACTGGCTGCTCGACAATGAACAGCGGCTGTTGGAGATGGTGCAGTCCGAGACCGGAAAGTCTTGGGCGGACGCATCGATGGAGATGGCGGTAGCCATCGATGTCATCAACTACTTCGCCAAGAACGCCGAAAAGTTCCTGGCCGACCGGGTGGTCAAACCCGCCGGTATCGCCAACTCCGTACGCCGGCTGAGGGTCCAGGTGCGGCCCTATCCACTTGTCGGTCTGATCACTCCATGGAACGGTCCACTCGGGGGCCCGATGATGGACGTCGTCGGAGCGCTCGTCGCCGGAGCAGCGGTCGTCTCCAAGCCGTCTGAGGTGACACCGCTGACGTGGGCCGAGGTGACGCGCGGCTGGCGGGATGAGGTCGAGGCGCCACCGGTTCTGGCGTGTGTCACCGGGGCAGCGGCTGCCGGCGCCGCGGTAGTCGACAACGCCGACATGGTCATGTTCACCGGATCGGTGCGCACCGGCCGGGCCATCGCGGTGCGCTGTGCCGAACGGCTGATCCCCTGCAGCCTCGAACTCGGCGGCAAGGATCCGATGATCGTGCTCGCCGACGCCGATCTGGAACGAGCATCGAGTGCCGCCGTCTGGGGGTCGATGACCAACGCCGGCCAGGCGTGTATCAGCGTGGAGCGGGTGTATGTCGAGGCGCCTGTCTATGACACATTCGTGTCGTTGGTGACGGAGAAGGCCGCCGGCCTGCGTCAAGGCATGGACGCTCCGGGCAGTTTCAGCTGCGACATCGGTGCCATGGTGACGGCGAGCCAGGCTGACATCGTGCAGCGCCAGGTCGATGACGCGGTGGCCAAAGGTGCACGACTGCTGTTGGGCGGCTCCATGAAGCCAGGTGGCAGATTCTTCGAACCCACGGTGCTGGTCGATGTCGATCACTCGATGGCGTGTATGCGTGAAGAGACGTTCGGCCCCACCGTGGCCATCATGGCGGTCAGAGACGAGGACGAGGCGATCGCCCTCGCCAACGACAGCGAGTATGGATTGAGTTCGAGTGTGTGGACCCGTGATCCACGCAAGGCGCAGCGATTGGCCCGCCGTATCGAGGCGGGATCGGTCTCGGTCAACAATGCTCTGGTTGCCACTTTCCAGCTCCCCATCCCGATGGGGGGTTGGAAGAACTCCGGCGTGGGCACCCGTTTCGGTGGAGCGCGCGGGGTGCTGAAGTACTGCCGCGAGCAGTCGGTGGTGGAGGAACGTTTCGCGCTGAAGTCCGAACCGCTGTGGTATCCGGTGGGGCCGGTCAAGTCTCGGCTGATCGCCAAAGCCGCCCGAATGCTGGGTGCGCACGACTGGCGACGTCGTCTGGGCCGGCCGGGACGATGA
- a CDS encoding aromatic ring-hydroxylating oxygenase subunit alpha produces the protein MTTSLPRQDRIRRAIELLRHDTTDKFDDVVGFTAQEFIDPVLAQEERDYVFGQVPSIVAHGSEIAKPYDFLTVTMPRNNVLVVRQKDGSVKAFVNLCRHRGALLEQNEKGRCRFFSCAYHRWSYDPDGSLRMITRDNTFGDIDRSAQGLVELPCEERHGFIWIIDNAHASINVAEWLGPEMDTILAGYHLDELTCFRAAGFDEPTNWKIMQDAFLDGYHIQYAHPNSAGKIIHTNVMAFEDFGRHCRFIAPRKSIDRWLEEDPGDQPLDPYVTETHFLLPNSTLLRQPDHFQLLTFRPHPTDPTRSRMEQRLMVPPVEASGLEQSHWEHRWDKNWQILLTVLHNEDFPLLRDSQQGMGSADAGGMLLGRNEVANQVFHREIRKLLAQGRAAT, from the coding sequence ATGACCACGTCACTGCCCCGCCAGGACCGTATCCGCCGGGCGATCGAACTGCTGCGCCATGACACCACCGACAAGTTCGACGACGTCGTCGGATTCACCGCACAGGAGTTCATCGACCCGGTGCTGGCCCAGGAGGAGCGCGACTACGTCTTCGGGCAGGTGCCGTCGATCGTGGCGCATGGTTCGGAGATCGCCAAACCGTACGACTTCCTCACCGTCACGATGCCCCGTAACAACGTCCTGGTGGTACGCCAGAAGGACGGCAGCGTCAAAGCTTTCGTGAATCTGTGCCGGCACCGTGGAGCGCTGCTGGAACAGAACGAGAAGGGCCGTTGCCGGTTCTTCTCCTGTGCTTACCATCGGTGGTCGTATGACCCCGACGGGTCGCTGCGGATGATCACCCGGGACAACACCTTCGGCGACATCGACCGCAGCGCTCAGGGTCTGGTGGAGCTGCCGTGCGAGGAGCGGCACGGTTTCATCTGGATTATCGACAACGCACACGCATCGATCAACGTCGCCGAATGGCTGGGCCCGGAGATGGACACCATCCTGGCCGGCTACCACCTCGACGAGCTGACATGTTTCCGCGCCGCCGGTTTCGACGAGCCGACGAACTGGAAGATCATGCAGGACGCGTTCCTGGACGGCTACCACATCCAGTACGCGCATCCAAACTCCGCGGGAAAGATCATTCATACCAATGTGATGGCCTTCGAGGACTTCGGGCGGCATTGCCGGTTCATCGCCCCGCGCAAGTCGATCGACCGCTGGCTGGAAGAGGATCCCGGCGACCAGCCACTGGACCCCTACGTCACCGAGACCCACTTCCTGCTGCCGAACAGCACCCTGCTGCGTCAACCGGATCACTTCCAGCTGTTGACGTTCCGGCCGCATCCGACCGACCCCACCCGATCGCGGATGGAGCAGCGATTGATGGTGCCTCCGGTGGAAGCCTCCGGCCTCGAGCAGTCGCACTGGGAGCACCGATGGGACAAGAACTGGCAGATCCTGCTGACCGTCCTGCACAACGAGGACTTTCCCCTGCTTCGCGATTCCCAGCAGGGCATGGGAAGTGCCGATGCCGGCGGAATGCTGTTGGGTCGCAACGAGGTCGCCAATCAGGTGTTCCACCGGGAGATCAGGAAGCTGCTCGCGCAGGGCCGCGCCGCCACATGA
- a CDS encoding phytoene desaturase family protein: MPENAQTPREADVVVVGSGHNGLVAAAYLAKAGLNVLVVEAAATAGGMTSTNSFAPEAPEYTINEASIQASLFRTTTINDDLELSTRYGLRQTVIDPAHFQLAADGSSLGLWRDPRKTAAELEYFSKKDARALIELYEVIDAAVEIGLPMMQTNVVTPDISAILKAAKGVAKNRKQLTAIGRWMASSQTEAVEESFEHDMIRAPLLTSLPFMPFDADLSGWSLIYLGVLSKYGVAMFHGGTGSLPKALISVIKDNGGDIITNSPVEELIVEHNRCTGVRVRGGAEIRARRGVLTACSPKTTLTKLLPRGILKHKEQVAADHIPTRKRGIADAKVNVALSGRVDMSKHEKWRGDGIDLRLACNCYHTYEQAKAAAEACVRGQVPDAIPGLAQVTNAFDPSMSPPGKDLWWFWTGLTPSFPEEGWDVARKKITDSIIKDADEYYKGVEDLQVAVRPLVLPDIEERFWAIDGSVYHVDPTISRFGPNKPVAGFAGYRTPVEGLFLTGSGTHPVAGISGMPGQNAARTMLKQFRLEDKGGRLGALADRLRRERRRAALVSDPYSSGQNDPFPADI, translated from the coding sequence ATGCCTGAAAACGCCCAGACCCCACGTGAAGCCGATGTCGTTGTGGTCGGATCCGGCCACAACGGCCTAGTGGCAGCGGCCTACCTGGCCAAGGCCGGGCTCAACGTCCTGGTCGTGGAAGCAGCCGCCACTGCAGGCGGTATGACCTCGACGAATTCGTTCGCGCCGGAGGCCCCGGAATACACCATCAACGAGGCGTCCATCCAGGCCTCACTCTTCCGCACCACGACGATCAACGACGACCTCGAGCTGTCCACCCGGTATGGGCTGCGGCAGACAGTGATCGACCCCGCACACTTCCAACTGGCTGCTGACGGTAGTTCACTGGGCCTGTGGCGTGATCCGCGCAAGACCGCGGCCGAGTTGGAGTACTTCTCCAAGAAGGACGCGCGCGCCCTCATCGAGCTCTACGAAGTCATCGACGCGGCCGTCGAGATCGGCCTGCCGATGATGCAGACGAATGTCGTGACACCCGATATCTCCGCAATCCTCAAGGCCGCCAAGGGTGTTGCCAAGAACCGCAAGCAACTCACCGCCATCGGGCGGTGGATGGCAAGCTCGCAGACCGAAGCCGTCGAAGAGAGCTTCGAACACGACATGATCCGGGCTCCCCTACTCACGTCGCTGCCGTTTATGCCGTTCGACGCCGATCTCTCCGGCTGGTCGCTGATCTATCTGGGCGTCCTCTCGAAGTACGGCGTCGCCATGTTCCACGGCGGGACCGGTTCCCTCCCAAAGGCACTCATCTCGGTGATCAAGGACAACGGTGGAGACATCATCACGAACTCCCCTGTCGAAGAGCTCATCGTTGAGCACAACCGTTGCACCGGAGTGCGAGTCCGCGGTGGTGCCGAGATTCGCGCCAGACGGGGTGTGCTGACCGCATGCAGCCCGAAGACCACCCTGACCAAGCTGCTACCGCGCGGCATCCTCAAGCACAAGGAGCAGGTCGCCGCCGACCACATCCCGACCCGCAAGCGCGGCATCGCCGACGCGAAGGTCAATGTCGCACTGTCCGGTCGGGTGGACATGTCCAAGCACGAGAAGTGGCGCGGTGACGGTATCGATCTGCGCCTGGCCTGCAACTGCTACCACACCTACGAGCAGGCCAAAGCGGCCGCCGAGGCGTGCGTGCGCGGGCAGGTGCCCGACGCGATCCCAGGCCTGGCACAGGTGACCAACGCCTTCGATCCCTCGATGTCGCCCCCCGGCAAGGATCTCTGGTGGTTCTGGACCGGGCTCACGCCATCCTTCCCTGAGGAGGGTTGGGACGTGGCCCGCAAGAAGATCACTGACAGCATCATCAAGGACGCCGACGAGTACTACAAGGGTGTCGAGGATCTGCAGGTCGCAGTCCGACCGCTGGTCCTGCCCGACATCGAGGAACGCTTCTGGGCCATCGACGGCTCGGTATACCACGTGGATCCGACCATCAGCAGGTTCGGGCCGAACAAGCCGGTTGCTGGCTTTGCCGGCTACCGCACTCCGGTGGAAGGGTTGTTCCTGACCGGCTCAGGAACCCACCCGGTCGCCGGAATCAGCGGCATGCCCGGCCAGAACGCGGCTCGTACGATGCTCAAGCAGTTCCGCCTCGAGGACAAGGGCGGACGGCTGGGTGCACTGGCCGACCGGCTACGGCGTGAGCGCCGCCGAGCGGCGCTCGTCAGCGATCCGTACTCCAGCGGACAGAATGACCCGTTTCCGGCCGACATCTGA
- a CDS encoding cytochrome C oxidase subunit IV family protein, giving the protein MMTTSRRLTLVWVVLLALTFGSFAVGIEQGARFADVAAIAIIAIALVKVRLIGLHFMDVRDAPIALRAVFEGYVLVVFVALVALDLVVRP; this is encoded by the coding sequence ATGATGACAACCAGTCGCCGACTGACGTTGGTATGGGTTGTCCTGCTGGCGTTGACTTTCGGCTCGTTCGCGGTCGGCATCGAGCAAGGAGCCCGCTTCGCAGACGTCGCCGCGATCGCGATCATTGCGATCGCCCTGGTCAAGGTCCGCCTGATCGGCCTGCACTTCATGGACGTACGCGATGCGCCGATAGCGCTGCGAGCCGTGTTCGAGGGCTATGTCCTCGTCGTCTTCGTGGCCCTGGTGGCCCTCGACCTCGTGGTCCGGCCCTGA
- a CDS encoding cytochrome P450, translating to MTTTEKVPAHLVTEFDVYDPALAEPVDVMQEKMAELAAIGPVVYSTAHGGHWIITRYKEIHDVLTDTDTFSSYPNNLVTPADFGKFIPLELDPPEHTAYRHALQPLFSPQRMKRLGDEIRDVVNELIDGFAAKGHAEFVEEFAHELPARVFLALMDWPLSDAPMFTEATDTVLFGKPGGTKEESDQAIMMAAMTIAGYFSTIIADRRANPGDDATSKLIHTEVELPDGTRLLTDEELFRMFFLLLMGGLHTVQGSLAWSIVHFVNNPDQRQAVIDDPALIPKAVEEILRIEAAVTAGRRVTRDTELAGVKLSEDDQLIVLLCTANRDPDYFDSPATFDVERSPNRHLSFGSGPHRCLGSHLGRIELTVALEELHRRIPDYRLVDADPPVFHSTQVRGCRRMPITFTPEK from the coding sequence ATGACGACGACCGAGAAAGTCCCAGCCCACCTCGTCACCGAATTCGACGTGTACGACCCTGCACTGGCCGAGCCGGTCGACGTCATGCAGGAGAAGATGGCCGAACTCGCAGCCATCGGGCCGGTGGTGTACTCGACTGCGCACGGCGGGCACTGGATCATCACCCGCTACAAGGAAATCCACGATGTCCTGACCGACACGGACACCTTCTCCAGCTATCCGAACAATCTGGTCACACCGGCCGACTTCGGCAAATTCATCCCGCTGGAACTCGACCCACCAGAGCACACCGCCTACCGCCACGCCCTGCAGCCGCTGTTCAGCCCACAGCGGATGAAGCGGCTGGGCGACGAGATCCGCGACGTGGTCAACGAGTTGATCGACGGCTTCGCCGCCAAAGGCCATGCCGAGTTCGTCGAGGAGTTCGCCCATGAGCTGCCCGCCAGAGTCTTTCTGGCACTGATGGATTGGCCCCTCTCCGACGCGCCGATGTTCACCGAGGCCACCGACACAGTGCTGTTCGGCAAGCCGGGTGGCACCAAGGAGGAGTCCGACCAGGCCATCATGATGGCGGCGATGACGATCGCCGGCTACTTCAGCACGATCATCGCCGATCGCCGGGCCAATCCCGGCGACGATGCCACCTCGAAGCTGATCCACACCGAGGTTGAACTTCCCGACGGTACCCGGCTGCTCACCGACGAAGAACTGTTCCGGATGTTCTTCCTGCTGCTCATGGGTGGCCTGCACACCGTTCAGGGATCCCTGGCCTGGTCGATCGTGCATTTCGTCAACAACCCCGACCAACGGCAGGCGGTCATCGACGATCCGGCGCTGATTCCCAAGGCGGTCGAGGAGATTCTGCGCATCGAGGCCGCTGTGACAGCCGGCCGTCGCGTCACCCGCGACACCGAACTGGCCGGGGTCAAGCTGTCCGAGGATGATCAGCTGATCGTGCTGCTGTGTACCGCGAACCGGGACCCAGACTACTTCGACTCCCCCGCCACCTTCGATGTCGAGCGCAGCCCCAACCGGCATCTGTCCTTCGGCTCCGGACCACACCGCTGTCTGGGGTCCCACCTCGGCCGCATCGAGCTGACCGTAGCGCTGGAGGAATTGCACCGCCGCATCCCCGACTACCGGCTCGTCGACGCCGACCCGCCGGTCTTCCACTCCACCCAGGTGCGCGGATGCCGCCGGATGCCGATCACCTTCACCCCCGAGAAGTGA
- a CDS encoding Zn-ribbon domain-containing OB-fold protein, with product MSVTLAPDDLVATVEAHGKAVAAADNKTVLADFMPDRIGQLIASADVPRTLKGSHVQSITAVEEGSYDAVIRYLRADDSWFELRSRWVRFGDGTWRVLSVRNIPDTPPWIDLTGPSLDGLDTPHWDGLRAGRLVLQQCGDCSTWIWSPRPICPHCHSFAISWHDVDPVGTVYSWTRTWQPFSPQSTGHLPYVVVLVELPAAGLRRVVGVLADADGVTPRIGATVRGRIEQPPDGDHWPLIRWHLEEDAR from the coding sequence GTGAGCGTGACGCTCGCACCCGACGATCTCGTCGCCACCGTCGAGGCCCACGGTAAGGCCGTCGCCGCTGCCGACAACAAGACCGTGCTGGCCGACTTCATGCCGGATCGGATCGGCCAGCTGATCGCGTCCGCAGACGTTCCGCGGACCCTCAAGGGTTCACACGTGCAGAGCATCACCGCCGTCGAAGAAGGCAGCTACGACGCGGTCATCCGTTACCTCAGGGCCGACGACAGCTGGTTCGAACTGCGCAGCCGCTGGGTGCGATTCGGCGACGGCACCTGGCGCGTCCTATCGGTGCGCAACATCCCGGACACTCCGCCGTGGATCGACCTGACCGGACCCTCCCTCGACGGCCTCGATACCCCACACTGGGACGGGCTGCGTGCGGGAAGGCTTGTGCTGCAACAGTGCGGTGACTGCTCGACCTGGATCTGGTCGCCCCGGCCCATCTGCCCGCACTGCCATTCCTTCGCCATCTCCTGGCATGATGTCGACCCCGTCGGCACCGTCTACTCCTGGACCCGCACCTGGCAACCGTTCTCGCCGCAGAGCACCGGGCACCTGCCCTACGTCGTGGTGCTCGTCGAGCTACCCGCGGCGGGCCTGCGGCGAGTCGTCGGTGTGCTGGCCGACGCCGACGGAGTGACGCCGCGCATCGGTGCCACGGTACGCGGACGGATCGAACAGCCACCGGACGGCGATCACTGGCCACTGATCCGCTGGCATCTCGAGGAGGACGCCCGATGA